From the Candidatus Zixiibacteriota bacterium genome, the window TTCCATATCCTATTGCCCCAAATTATCTTTATAAAACCTTTCGTCAAATTAAGCCGAACCTGTAATTAATATTAACTATTTCTATTTGCCCATAACCTTAAAACGGTAAATGTACTAACTTTATTGTTCGCAGGCAATATATAGCCTTTCAAATAAAGAATGAATATAAAAATCCAGGCAAAAAATATCCAATATCAATTGCTTCAATAATCCTCTTTTTATTTTCCATAATGAGCTTATAGCTTATACGGCAATCGCTTAATTAAGACCCTTTGATTTTTCGATTAGAACATAAAAAATATTGAACTTATACCGATATAATACGAAAGGATAGAAAGGAGATTTTTGCAATTTATTCCCTCGAAAAGACATATTACGGGTACCGGTTAACTCTTTCCGGCAAAGTCACCGATGATGAGATGCAAAGCTGGCTTAACGAATCACGGGAAATATTTTCGGAGCAGGACGGTGAATTCTGTGTCTTTGTGGATATGCGCAGATTAATTCCGGTTTCCGAGGGTCCCAGAATGAGTATCAGCGAAGGGCAGAAACTATATAAAGCTCACGGTATGCAAAGATCGATTGTCATTCTCGACAATCCGGTTTTAACCATGCAGTTTAAGCAGATTGCTCATGAAACCGGAATTTATCAATGGGAACGATATATTGACGCCTCTGCGAATCCAAACTGGGAAAAGGCGGGTTTAGATTGGCTGGAAAAGTCTATAGATCCCGATAAAAAGGTGCCAGATATATCAAAATCGTCAATTGTTAAGCCCGCTAATCATTTGAAATAATAATTCCATTTTCATAAACCGGAACAACTTTCAGACAATTTAACTCAATCGCCAACTTAATATCTTTATTATATCCCAATTCCCTCAATTCAATTCCGCTTTGACAATTAGATATTTCGGTTTTAAAATCTTTCTGACGCTCTATAAAACAATTTTCACAAAGTAAGGCTTCATTAGTTTTTCCGCATTGCAACTGTGATATAATGGCTCCCGCCCCCAAATAATCTTCCTCGGCCCGTCTAAGAATGCCGTCATAACTTCCATATTCACGCTCTCCGCAAGCAATCACCGTTACGGATTTTTCGAATATTTTCATAAATTCGGCAACATAATCCGCAATCGCCTGAGCGTTTACAAGTCCTCCAATGATTACTTTATACGCCCCATTTGAATTCAGGCAGCATCTGGCTCCATTGGGAGAAACCAGTATTACTCTTTCACCGGCTTTGATATCCAGGAAAGTCGCAGGTGAGAGAGAGTACTTTCCTTTAGATGACACATCCGGACGCGAAACAGAAATTACAGCTTTTTCACGGAAGGCTATCTCTTCCGCCATATTCGGATGAGAACATGGAATAATAATCGCTCTGTTACTTACGGCATAGGCTACCGATGTCGAAAAACTCAAGACATCGACAATAATGACAATATCTCCTCGGTCCGCTGCCCTTAAAGCTCCTTCAGGATACCAATCAAAATGACATTTAAATTCGGACATACTTAAGTAATAAAGACTGGACTCAAAAATCCTTATCCAGCCTTTTCAGGAAAAATCAAGTGCTAATTTTTTGACGATAAAATTCTATTTTCCCATTTTCGGGTTGCCATGTATTGCAGAATATGCATAGCCAGAAAAACGACGACAAATAGCGAATTTATCACGATCATAACACTATCGGACAGAGATAAAAAAGCACTGAATATCATCCCAATAATCCAGGCCCCGACTCCAGCCAGAGCCGGTTGATATACTTTATTTTCATTTTTTAGATAACCGTATATCGCCCCGAAAATCAGGGATATATAATAAGCCAAAAGTGTTGGAATCAGAAGTACGTCCGGGGCTGATTCCAACCAGCCGATTTCCATTACCTTGCCCATAAAACCAAAGATTATCATAATGCCCAAAAGAGGCATGGGCACATAAGTCATAAATGCCAATAATCTAAAAGGTCTTGTTTTATCCATAATTCTATATCCAATACGTTATTTGGCCCTAAAGGTTACGCGTCCGTTCATTATAGTCACGAGGATTTTTCCTTTGAGCTTTCTCTCGACAAACGGAGAATTTTTGCATTTTGATTTGAACTTCTTTTCTTTTACAATCCAGGCAGCATCCGGATTAAATATTGTTAAATCGGCGATTTCGCCCTCCTGCAGCTTATTTGAGGTCAAGCCCATGATATGCGCCGGATTGGCGCTCATTTTGGCCAGCATATCGGGAAGCGAAAGATAACCTTTGCCAACTAATTCCGTAATCGCCAGTCCCAACGATGTTTCCAGACCGATAATACCCGGGGGCGCTTCATCAAAGACGGTATCCTTTTCTTCTTCGGTGTGCGGAGCATGGTCGGTCGCGATACAATCAATGGTGCCGTCTATCAGACCCTCAATAATTGCCTGCCGGTCAGCTTCCGTCCTCAGAGGAGGATTTACACGCAAATTAGTATCAAACCGTTCAGCTATCAAATCATCGGTTAGAGTAAAGTGATGCGGAGCCGCTTCGGCGGTCACTTTGACGCCTTCCGCCTTACCCCGGCGAATTGCCTCAACTCCGCCAACGGTTGAAACGTGGGCTACATGCAACCGGCTATCGGTCAACCCGGCCAGCTTTATATCGCGAATAACGGCAATCTCTTCGGCTACGGCAGGAGTTCCCGGCATACCCAGTTTGGTCGACTGAAATGACTCATTCATTACACCGCCTGCGGCCAAAAATTCGTCCTCGGCATGTGTTATAACAGGAAGGTCAAACATGCGGGCATATTCCAGCGCACGCCTCATCAAATCCGGATTCTGGACATAATCGCCGTCATCAGAAATCGCCACAATACCCGCTTTGACCAGATCGCCGATTTCCGAAAGCTCCTTGCCTTCGCGGTTTTTTGTAATAGCCCCGATACAGTAAACACGGCAATCGGCATTCTCGGCCAGAGAAGTTACGAACTTGACCGTTTCCTGATTATCAATAGCCGGTTGTGTATTGGGCATGCAGCAAAGCGAGGTAAATCCTCCGGCCGCCGCGGATTCACATCCGGAGACAACCGTTTCCTCATCTTCTCGGCCCGGTTCACGAAGATGAACATGAATATCAA encodes:
- a CDS encoding 2-phosphosulfolactate phosphatase — its product is MSEFKCHFDWYPEGALRAADRGDIVIIVDVLSFSTSVAYAVSNRAIIIPCSHPNMAEEIAFREKAVISVSRPDVSSKGKYSLSPATFLDIKAGERVILVSPNGARCCLNSNGAYKVIIGGLVNAQAIADYVAEFMKIFEKSVTVIACGEREYGSYDGILRRAEEDYLGAGAIISQLQCGKTNEALLCENCFIERQKDFKTEISNCQSGIELRELGYNKDIKLAIELNCLKVVPVYENGIIISND
- a CDS encoding dihydroorotase, with product MKFDLLIINGKLIDPAFGFSKKGDIGIKDGKIEKIYAPGKLTPKVISTFPKESILDANGAVVTPGLVDIHVHLREPGREDEETVVSGCESAAAGGFTSLCCMPNTQPAIDNQETVKFVTSLAENADCRVYCIGAITKNREGKELSEIGDLVKAGIVAISDDGDYVQNPDLMRRALEYARMFDLPVITHAEDEFLAAGGVMNESFQSTKLGMPGTPAVAEEIAVIRDIKLAGLTDSRLHVAHVSTVGGVEAIRRGKAEGVKVTAEAAPHHFTLTDDLIAERFDTNLRVNPPLRTEADRQAIIEGLIDGTIDCIATDHAPHTEEEKDTVFDEAPPGIIGLETSLGLAITELVGKGYLSLPDMLAKMSANPAHIMGLTSNKLQEGEIADLTIFNPDAAWIVKEKKFKSKCKNSPFVERKLKGKILVTIMNGRVTFRAK